One stretch of Caloenas nicobarica isolate bCalNic1 chromosome 2, bCalNic1.hap1, whole genome shotgun sequence DNA includes these proteins:
- the LOC135984716 gene encoding alanine and glycine-rich protein-like: MRVPAGGRERAALRAAQGPAASFARLSAAGRPRDVPAARKGGCAERPAPLQPGSRGARTGVRLGPLSGARLGREPGSGGTGQLPARCSQGPGTARPRRLRGSVPTADRYAGGGEGAGAGACSPQSGGAGYILAHGVFRAGTGQVGEGHSGLRESYVLLEV; the protein is encoded by the coding sequence ATGCGCGTCCCCGCTGGCGGCCGGGAGCGCGCTGCGCTCAGGGCCGCGCAGGGTCCGGCTGCTTCGTTTGCCCGGCTCAGCGCTGCCGGGCGACCCCGAGACGTTCCCGCAGCCCGGAAAGGGGGCTGTGCGGAGCGCCCTGCTCCGTTACAGCCCGGGAGCCGAGGTGCCCGCACCGGGGTGCGGCTCGGGCCTTTGTCCGGAGCGAGGCTTGGGAGGGAGCCCGGCTCGGGAGGGACGGGGCAGCTGCCTGCCCGCTGCAGCCAGGGCCCCGGGACGGCACGTCCCCGGCGCCTCCGGGGCTCGGTCCCGACTGCCGACCGGTAcgccggcggcggggagggcgcTGGTGCTGGTGCTTGTTCCCCGCAGTCCGGTGGGGCTGGTTACATCCTTGCCCACGGGGTGTTCCGAGCTGGGACAGGGCAGGTGGGAGAGGGTCACAGTGGGCTTCGTGAGTCCTACGTCTTGCTTGAAGTTTGA